In the genome of Dermatobacter hominis, the window AGCGCTGCTGGTCCCGCAGGACGCCGAGCCGATCGGGCACGGTGGCCGCCGGGTCGCGTCGCATCGCGTCGAACGACGCGGCCTCGACCAGCGCCGGCCACCGGGCCTCGTCGACCTCCACCCCCAACCGTCGCGCCAGCGCGCGCATGCCGCCGTCGAGATCCGCCTCGAGGTCCTCGTACCGGACCAGGACGACGTCGGTCCCGGCCGCCCGCGACCGCGCGTCGGCGAGGTGGTGGAGGTTGCCGGCCAGCGTGTCGAGCTGGTCCCGCGGGTCGGTGGGGTCGTCGATCCAGCGGTCGATCCACTCGCGCTCGGATCCGACCTCGGGCGCGGCCGTCCGCCGTCCGCTGAGCTCGGCGAAGCGGTCGCGATCGATGTTGCGGGCGTGGTGCAGCAGCGAGACCGCGACGTCGAGCGGGTGGCGGCCGACGACCACGTACGTGACCCGGTCGTCGAGGGGGAGGCCGTCGAGCGGCGTGTGGGTCTTGATCACCCGGCGGTGCGCCTGCGCATCGAGCCGGTGCCGGACGACGTCGACGGGCTCGACGTCCCAGTCCAGCCACGGCGACAGCACCGACAGCGGCGCCGGGAGCTCGGGCGTCCCGTGCACGAGCAGGGCGCAGATCATCTGGGCCCAGGTCGTGCCGCACTTCGAGCGGGTGCTCACGACGACGTCGCCGGGTCGGTGCTCGAACCCCAGCCAGCGCTCGTTCGCCTCCGACCCGTACTGCGTTGGCACGCGCCGACGGTACCCCCGCCGGGGCGGCGGCGGCCGGTGGCGGACTCAGCGGCGCTGGCGCTCCGCGCGCCGCGCCGCGAAGACCGCGGCCTCGGTGCGGCGGCTCATGCCCATCTTGGCGAGGAGGTTCGAGACGTAGTTCTTGATGGTCTTCTCGGCCAGGTACATCTCGTCGGCGATCTGGCGGTTGGTCAGCCCGTCGGCGAGCAGGTCGAGGATGCGCCGCTCCTGCGGCGTGAGGTGCTCGAGGCGCTCGTCCTCCTCGGGGCCCCGCCGGAGGCGCGCCGCGGCACGCTGGCGGAGCACCGGGTCGATGAGCGACTGACCGGCGGCGACCCGCTCCACCGCCTTCACCAGGTCCGAGCCCCGGACCTGCTTGAGGACGTAGCCGGACGCGCCGGCGACGACGGCGTCGAGCAGCGCGTCGTCGTCGGGGAACGAGGTCAGCATCAGGCAGGCGAGCTCGGGGCGCGCCGAGCGGAGCTCCCGGCAGAGCTCGATGCCCGTGCCGTCGGGCAGCTGCACGTCGAGCACGGCCACGTCGGGTGCGACGCCGGGCACGGCGTCGAGCGCCTCGGCGACCGTGCCGGCCTCGCCGACGACGTCGACGTCACCCGACGCCTCGAGCAGGTCGCGCACGCCCCGTCGGACGACCTCGTGGTCGTCCACCAGGAACACGGTGATGGTCATGGGCAGATCCTGTCGGGTGGTGTCGGGGTCCGTGGACACAGGCTGCCGCGCCGGCGGCGTGGGGGACAGGGCCGAAGGTCCCGGAGCCGTCGAGCGCCGCCGGAGGAGCACCCACTGCCCCTCGGGCGGCTTCTGACGGTCCGTCAGATCCGTCGCTACTGTTGGCCCATGACATCCGGCACACCAGATCGAGACCAGTTCGACCTCGCCACGGTGAGCGAGGTCGTGGCGGCGGCCGTTCCCGATCGTGAGGCGATCATCTTCGGCGACCGACGCCTCACCTATGCGGACCTGGCGGAGCGCACCCGCCGCCTCGCGTCCTACCTCCACGACCACGGCGTGGGCTGCCACACCGAGCGCTCCGAGCTGCAGCCGCACGAATCCGGCCAGGACCACGTCGCGCTCTACCTCTACAACGGCAACGAGTACATCGAGGGCATGCTCGGCTGCGTCAAGGCCCGGGCGGTGTCGTTCAACGTCAACTACCGCTACGTCGCCGAGGAGCTCCGCTACCTGTTCGACAACGCGTCGGCCCGCGGCGTGATCTACCACTCGACCTTCGCACCGGTCGTGGCCGAGCTCCTGGCCTCGATGACGGACGAGGAACGCGACCGCATCGCCGTGCTGCTGCAGGTCGACGACGGATCTGGCGAGGCGCTCCTGCCCGGGGCCGTCGACTACGAGGAGGCGCTCGCCGCGTCGGACCCGGCCGGTCCCGGCCTCACGCCGTCGCCCGACGACCTCTACATCGTCTACACGGGGGGCACGACCGGCATGCCGAAGGGCGTGCTCTGGCGCTCGCACGACATCTTCATGAACGCGATGGGCGGCAAGGAGGTCGGCACCTGGATCGAGGTCGGCTCCTACGACGAGATCGCCGAGCGGGCTCGCAGCAACGCGGGGTTCCGGCTCATGACGTTGCCGCCCCTCATGCACGGTGCCGCCCAGTGGGCCGCGTTCATGATGCTCAACGCGGGTTCGACGCTGATCGTGCCGCAGTCGCGCAACATGGACCCGGCCGAGGTGTGGACCCTCGTCGAGCGCGAGGGCATCCAGTCGGTCGTGGTCGTCGGCGACGCGATGGCGCGCCCGCTGCTCGAGGAGCTGCAGCGCGGGAGCTACGACACGTCCTCGCTGTTCGTGCTCGGCAACGGCGGCGCCGCGTTCAGCGCGGCCCTGAAGGAGGAATTCCTCGAGCTGCTGCCGGACCTGATGATCAACGACTCGCTCGGCTCCTCCGAGACGGGCGCCCAGGCCTCGACGCTGTCGACCAAGGGCGGCGTGTCGGCGGCCGAGTTCCAGCCGGGCCCCGGCGCCACGGTGGTGAGCGAGGACCTGTCCTCGGTGCTGGAGCCGGGCCACGAGGGGATCGGCTGGTCGGCCCAGTCGGGGGCGGTGCCGCTCGGCTACCTCGGCGACGCCGCGAAGACGGCGGCGACCTTCCCGACGATCGAGGGCGTGCGGTACTCGGTGCCGGGCGACCGGGCGATCTGGCGGCCCGACGGCGTGATCGAGCTGCTGGGCCGCGACTCGCAGTGCATCAACTCGGGTGGGGAGAAGATCTTCGTCGAGGAGGTCGAGCAGGCGATCATCTCGCACCCCGACGTCGCCGACGTGCTGGTGTGCGGGCGGCCCAGCGAGCGCTGGGGCAACGAGGTCGTGGCGGTCGTCCAGCTCGCCGAGGGCGCGACCGCGGACGAGGACTCGCTGGCGCGGCACGCCAACGGCTCGATCGCCCGCTACAAGCTGCCCAAGGCGTGGATCGTGGTCGACCGCGTGCAGCGGTCGCCCTCGGGCAAGGCCGACTACCGCTGGGCCAAGGAGCTCGCCGCGTCCTCCGCGGGCTGAGCCGGTCCCCCCCCCGTGGCGCACCGGCCGGAGCCGGCGGGCCACGGGACTGCAGGGCGGGGGGTGCTCCCTCCGGCTAGAGCTGGACCGTGATCGGGTCGAGCGGGATGTCGATCGGGATGCTGGCCAACCCGAACAGGTCGATGTAGGTCGTGATCACGAGCCCCGACAGCGTGAGCTGCATGCTGCCGAGGTCGAGCTGGCCGGTGACGACCACGTCGACCGGCGGCAGGTTGAGCGGGATGCCCGAGCCGGTGCTCGAGCAGATGAGGATCCCGGGCAGGATCGCCTGGATCGCCGGCAGGTGCACCTGGATGTTCGGCACCGTGATCACGCCGGTGAGCTGCACGTTGACGCCGGGGATGGTGGCGGTGGCGCCGGTGATCGAGATCCCCGGCGGCGTGTAGCCGATCGGGCAGCCGAGGAAGTCCTGGGTCTGCGGGGTCTGGTCGGTCGCGATCGGCGGGAGCGCGATCGTCCCGCCGACGGCGATGTCGATGCCCCCGTTCGGGCTGGGCGAGCAGGCGGCGGCCACGAAGGCCAGCGCGACGGCGACCGCGACGATCGGTCCTCGGCGCCGTCGGCCCCTCGGGGTCGTCACGGCGCGGGTCGTTTCGGTGTTCACGGCTTCCCTCCAGCTGGATCGCATCGCGGTTCGTGGCTCCCCCGCCACGCTGTGTGACTCGCGTCACGCAGGCCCGGTGACCAGGGATACCCCATGTGGCTCGCCGCTACCACTGCCGGTCTCGCCGCCCGGAACGAGCGCCGCTCCGAGGGCGCCCGGGTCGGGCGCGCTCCGAGGGGTCCGGGTGCGTCAGGCGCGGGGCGGGTCGATCGCCGCGGCGATCACCGCGAGCACCTCGGGCGCCCGCTCTGCCGTGATCGTCGGACCCAGCTGCACGACCGACATGAGGATCGACAACACGATGCTGACCAGCCCGTCGGCGATCCGGTCGGGGTCGATGTCGGCGCGCACGTTGCCGGTCAGCTGGTCGGCGCGGAGTCGCTCGGCGCAGACCTTGCGGACCTCGGCGAGCGCCGGGATGTCGAGCACCCGGACGGTGACCTCGGGTTCCAGGCCGGCCAGCAGCCGGCGGGCGAGGGGGTGGCGGTCCACCGTCTCGACCAGCGTGACGATGAGCCGCGACTGCCAGTCCTCGATGGCCGGGTCGTCGAGGACGCGGAGGAACCCCTCGTCGATCACGCCCGCCGCGTCCTCGTCGACCGCCGCGAGGAACAGCGCCTCCTTGTTGGGGAAGTACGAGTAGGCGACGGTCCCGCCGACGCCGGCGTCGCGGGCGATGTCGGCCACCGAGGTGGACCGGTAGCCGTCGCGGCCGAACCGCTCGATGGCGGCGGTCAGGATCGAGCGGCGGGTCTGGGCCCCCTTGCCGTCGGGGACCGGCTCCCGCCGGAGGGTGCGGGGCGTGGCGCTCGGTCGTGCGACATCGGTCACGACCCGCAGTGTAGCGGCATCGTCACCGAAATGAGGGATTGAGCGATTCTCTCAGATCATCTAGGGTGGCGGTGTGAGCGACTTGATGGATCGAACCCAGGGAACCACCGCCGACGCCGATCCCGCCGACGCCGCGGCCGTGCCCGCCCGCAACGTGCCGACGCGCCGCATCTCGTTCGAGGAGCGGCTGGCGGAGGTGCCCAAGTACTTCGCCGCCGACGAGGACCTCCTCAACAGCCACCTCGCGGTCGCCCTGTCCTCGGTGTTCCCCGACGGTGAGGACTTCTTCGTGCGGTCGGTGCGCCACTACCGCGGCGAGCTGACCGATCCCGAGCTCAAGCGGCAGGTCGCCGGCTTCATCGGCCAGGAGGCCACCCACGGACGGGAGCACCGGGTCTTCAACGACCGGCTGGACCAGCTCGGCTACCCGGCCAAGGAGGGGGAGTGGATCACGCGCAAGCTGCTCGGCCTGCGCTCGAAGGTCGCCCCCGCCTCGTCCAACCTCGCCGCCACCGCCGCGCTCGAGCACTTCACCGCGACCCTCGCCGAGCAGCTGCTCAGCGACGAGGCCATGCGTGAGCTCTTCGGCGACGCCGCCGTGCGCGACCTGTTCCTGTGGCACGCGCTCGAGGAGTGCGAGCACAAGGCGGTCGCGTTCGACGTCTACAAGGCCGTCGGCGGCAGCGAGCGCATGCGGGTGTGGACCATGGTCGCCCTGCGCTACGGCTTCGTCGGCTCGATGGCCCTGTCGATCGCCCTCTCGGTGGCGCGGGACAAGGGGGCCTACGAGAAGGGCCGGCTGCGGACGAGCTGGCGGCGCTTCAAGCGCAACCCGCTCCTCCAGCGCCACGTG includes:
- a CDS encoding sulfotransferase domain-containing protein, which gives rise to MPTQYGSEANERWLGFEHRPGDVVVSTRSKCGTTWAQMICALLVHGTPELPAPLSVLSPWLDWDVEPVDVVRHRLDAQAHRRVIKTHTPLDGLPLDDRVTYVVVGRHPLDVAVSLLHHARNIDRDRFAELSGRRTAAPEVGSEREWIDRWIDDPTDPRDQLDTLAGNLHHLADARSRAAGTDVVLVRYEDLEADLDGGMRALARRLGVEVDEARWPALVEAASFDAMRRDPAATVPDRLGVLRDQQRFFRTGRSGEGVAACTDEQLTRYHRRAGELADAELLAWLHAPVAAEAVRR
- a CDS encoding response regulator, translating into MTITVFLVDDHEVVRRGVRDLLEASGDVDVVGEAGTVAEALDAVPGVAPDVAVLDVQLPDGTGIELCRELRSARPELACLMLTSFPDDDALLDAVVAGASGYVLKQVRGSDLVKAVERVAAGQSLIDPVLRQRAAARLRRGPEEDERLEHLTPQERRILDLLADGLTNRQIADEMYLAEKTIKNYVSNLLAKMGMSRRTEAAVFAARRAERQRR
- a CDS encoding acyl-CoA synthetase, coding for MTSGTPDRDQFDLATVSEVVAAAVPDREAIIFGDRRLTYADLAERTRRLASYLHDHGVGCHTERSELQPHESGQDHVALYLYNGNEYIEGMLGCVKARAVSFNVNYRYVAEELRYLFDNASARGVIYHSTFAPVVAELLASMTDEERDRIAVLLQVDDGSGEALLPGAVDYEEALAASDPAGPGLTPSPDDLYIVYTGGTTGMPKGVLWRSHDIFMNAMGGKEVGTWIEVGSYDEIAERARSNAGFRLMTLPPLMHGAAQWAAFMMLNAGSTLIVPQSRNMDPAEVWTLVEREGIQSVVVVGDAMARPLLEELQRGSYDTSSLFVLGNGGAAFSAALKEEFLELLPDLMINDSLGSSETGAQASTLSTKGGVSAAEFQPGPGATVVSEDLSSVLEPGHEGIGWSAQSGAVPLGYLGDAAKTAATFPTIEGVRYSVPGDRAIWRPDGVIELLGRDSQCINSGGEKIFVEEVEQAIISHPDVADVLVCGRPSERWGNEVVAVVQLAEGATADEDSLARHANGSIARYKLPKAWIVVDRVQRSPSGKADYRWAKELAASSAG
- a CDS encoding TetR/AcrR family transcriptional regulator: MTDVARPSATPRTLRREPVPDGKGAQTRRSILTAAIERFGRDGYRSTSVADIARDAGVGGTVAYSYFPNKEALFLAAVDEDAAGVIDEGFLRVLDDPAIEDWQSRLIVTLVETVDRHPLARRLLAGLEPEVTVRVLDIPALAEVRKVCAERLRADQLTGNVRADIDPDRIADGLVSIVLSILMSVVQLGPTITAERAPEVLAVIAAAIDPPRA
- a CDS encoding metal-dependent hydrolase, translated to MSDLMDRTQGTTADADPADAAAVPARNVPTRRISFEERLAEVPKYFAADEDLLNSHLAVALSSVFPDGEDFFVRSVRHYRGELTDPELKRQVAGFIGQEATHGREHRVFNDRLDQLGYPAKEGEWITRKLLGLRSKVAPASSNLAATAALEHFTATLAEQLLSDEAMRELFGDAAVRDLFLWHALEECEHKAVAFDVYKAVGGSERMRVWTMVALRYGFVGSMALSIALSVARDKGAYEKGRLRTSWRRFKRNPLLQRHVWERLKDYDRPDFHPDDHDTDALVAEWRERLFGDAGELNDLLVGRSAPAAPTERA